ATATAATATTGTGGAATTTGTACTATTACGCAGGCATCTCATATGTCAGTTATAACCTTAATCAGAATAGTCACATGCTAGCATTTTTGTTTCCTTGGGATATAGTGACTGAAGAGAGTTAAGAGTATAGTGTTATCTAAAATGTATGTCACTGCAAATGTATCATATAACCACCTATTTTGCATCCAGCAGTTCAACTTTATAAGTTAATAGCATTGAAGCCTTTACATTACAACACTGACTGTCCAACTTGATCTCGTTAACATCCTCCCTTCTACCTTTCCTAGTCTAAATTCTGTTGTATATTCAAGTAAGAGTAGAGGCAAATAAAAAATTACTCAAGTCCAAAGATTAATTTTTTAGGAGATCAAAATGTGGTATTAAGGAGGAATACCAAGTACAAAAAGCTGGGGAAATTCTCCAGGAGTGAGATGTGCAGCTGCAAAAACTGCAGCACTAACAAGGACAGACAATGGAGTAGGCAACCTGCATAGAAAGACCAGAACATAAGAGTGTCTATATCATTAATCACATATGTGCATCATATGTATAAATGTGAAGATTGTAGTGGATTCAATATCTCTTTGTGTAAATATCAACTTAAATTAGACGAGTTCTAGTCATATCCAGTCTATCTAGGTCCATCTCCGGAGTATTAATAGGCATTAAAGATTAAGACAAACTGTTCTTCTTTCTTCTATCAACCATTTTTCCAAGCTTGTCATGGTTCTATGAATATATTAAAGTCTGGTGAAGGTACACAAATGATATCATCTCATACTTATATCTAATTCTCTCACAGTCTTACTAGGTTTCACTACCAAGTTTAGTTATATCTAATCACAGTGACAAAGAGGTTAAGTTATTAGGTTTGGTTACATACGTATATCTAGTCACAATTACAAAGAAATCATACCATTTGGTGAGGGACACCATAAAAAATCCACGAAATACGGTCTCCTCCAGAAGTGGAGCAAAGACACCAGTAATGCCGACCAGACAAGCAGTGCTGCATTGAAATTTAATATTTATCAATGTCGCTATTTACATTCGGACAACCAAAATATCTAAACTAGATGAACATACAAGTGGCACCTGGAAAGTATGAAAACATGGAAAGGAAAGTACCTGGTGAATGAAGATCCAATCAACGGAAGCAAGAGAACAAGAGCATCAGTCTGCAATAAGTTTGTATAACTAAATCAACAAGAATAATAGATTAGAGGAATAGAAAGGTTAAGTGAATCTGATTGCTATGACTTAAATAGTTTTAAGATAACTCAATGACCTAAACAAGATACACTGTATGCTCACTTGACTACATCAATTACCTAACAAATGATGCAAGGTAAAGCAGTAGGTCAACTGGTCGTCGCAACCATACACTGATAAATAACCCTTTATCCATTCTTATTTCAATACATTAAGAACACCTCAATGAACCCAACCGATGCCATATATTTAGAAATGGCACAAATACATAATTGCTTTTTTATATAATGCTGGAACTAAGTAATCTAAAATATTGATGTACATGATCACACACATACTACAAGCTTTTGTTGAACGACAAGCTAGTGCAACAAGCCACATAGCACTCATGAACAAGACCAGATGAGGATGCATGTAGAAATCTACTTTTCTGAATACCAACTTAAACGCTCACTGCAAGTATGCAAACGTATGCATACATCTAAATGGGAGAATCTAATAGAAATTGCAATCTACCTCTCTCTGTGGATTCTCACCCCTGACCAAGGACATAACTGCTCCTGTTAATGCAATTGATGCAAGAGCTCCTGCAAGACCGATTCCTGCCCACAAGAGCCATCCTTTCTGAAGATTGAATGGCTCTCTCCAATCTAAAATAGCATTTGAATGTtataaaaacatatatatataaacatatatatataatcataagTGATTgcatttattaattaatttttgaacttttaatgTAAGCTATTGCTGATTTACAAATTTAGCAAAAATACTACTCCATATTAATAATACTAGCTGTACACTGCTACAAAACCTCCAAACCCGGGCTCCCAAAGTTTGTCGTCATACCTGCATCCACTGGACATAGCAGTGGTATAAGATCTGAGTCGGATCCTTCATACTGAAAGTGGACACTTTGCCTTCAAGCGGTAAAGTTCAAATTGAGATACAAAGTTTCCAGACTTCGTAACAAAGAAGAAGTCTATGGAAGACTAGTTGATCTGTTATCTATTTAATTATATACTGTTAATTCCACATATATCTTGAAGCGTATAGGACTTGATGTACTGGTTGTAAGCACTAAATTGAGATTCTACAATGAATTAAGATTAGACAAAGATTTGCAGAGCCACAGACCCATTTCTAATTTCGTTTTCATATCCAAGAATCCTATTGGATCCGCACGAATCCGACACCGGTGCCCAAGTCCGGGTAACATAGTAAGAAACATAGGagtaaaattttatgatttaaaaaaaaaattatagacATTATAAATGACATTTCAATTTAACACGAAAAAGATAACTAAGAACTTATCATTGAATAGAACCACATCAGGTTGGTTAGTATTTAATGTTCAGAGTCCCCCTCCCCCTCCTCTCAGATATTAGTAACGTtgaattttatataattaaatactgTTGAGAAGTAGAAAATGATAGTTATAATATTTTACTAATTGactcttcttttcatttttaagtaatagaaGTAGAGAACAGAAAGAATAGCCTAATGGCAAGTCACCTACCCCGGCTTCCCCCATATTCACGACAACGTCATGTGTTGAATCCTCACTcaaactacttaaaagaagaGAACTACGGATGTTACTGGAGGTTCATAGGATGCTACTGGAGATTCATAAACACAAGTTCACGGGCATCAATTAAAATTGAAGTATAAATTTTATTATGAGAAATATTGTAGGCATATAGTAATTGATTTCCAAGGCACTTACCATATCGGAAAAAGTCATCAGGAAGTGGTTGGTAGTTGGTTAGACTGTACATCACTGCAAGTACAGCTGCTGTTACAATACTGCCATTAACATTGAAAACAAAGTTCTTCAATTAGTATTTATCTTTTTAAAGTTAAATGACTGTTCAGAAATTTAAAGGATTAAAACCTAGAAGGACTGGAATTGAACAATTTTAGAGAGACTAAAGTACTGATATAATGATTATTAGAGTAAGGTATATCATTTTGTGTTCTTCACATGAAGCTTCGGTGGAAGGCGCTGTAAGGTAATACACGAGGTAAAAAGGAAATAAAGGCATGATTTGTGTATACTATTGAATATGATCGAGTTCCAAGCGTATATAAAGAAGATTTTCAAACAGATATTAGTATATTTGAATATTAACTTAAAGAAGCTTAAGTTACAAGTTCAACTAAACTGACATTTTCACAACAAAGCTTAAGTGAAATTAGTATTAAAAAAACCTCCAACAAGAAGCCGTTTTACCTACTTAAAAGGAACTAAAGCTATATTAGTTACCATCCTGTATCTATTAAAGAATTACAGAACAGAAAGCATGGGTCTGACAATAGCAAAGAGGCAGAAAATTCTTAGTTTTACAACCAAAAAATAAACTTAACATAAGAATTCAAACAAAAATTCCTACCCCTGGTCAACAAACAATATTTCTGCTTTCTGATCCAAACTTAATTCACCAATCTGAAGCCCAAAATATGGTAAAGCAGCTGCCTCTATCAGTCCTGCCAAAATAAAACTGCCTGGGACATCATTAGATTCGAAATGTACATAAAGAAAGAGGAAGCTAACAAAAAAACATATGCTTAGCCAGAGTAAATATTTGTTTATCTAATTACAGAGATCAGGGAACAGAACTTCTCTCACATATATTGGAGCACAGGCTTTGGATACAGATCTGTGCCTAGGTGTTTTTGGGATTATGCATTAACATGAATTTGGTCAAAGTTCACGTAATAACAGAAAGGGTGTACCATTCAGATATGGGTGCACAGTGCAACTTTCTAGTATTGACTGGATTCTGGACAACTAAAATTAATATACTGCATTCTTTAACGGAACATTATTCAACTGAGCTATTTGGTTGGATAGTAATTTTTTTCATTCTTTTTAACAAAAATGCTTATTATCTCCTTATAAAAGAGACAGGGCATTTCAAACAAGGATGCACCAAAACCAACCATCATGTCTTAGTGTTAGGTGTTGCAGCACCAATTTAGAAGAATGAATATAAAGAAATAAGGGATCCATTCAGAAATATTTATCGATACTAATCCAATTTTTTAAGAAAACAGTGGGGTATGATATCCAAGAATAGTGCACCTAGAAAAtatgttcttttcttttctaCGCATTTTTGTTCAGATACTTTGCACGGAAAAGATAATTGCAGACATATAATAGCTCTTCGACATAGCCGACATCAAGAGTCCTAGACAAGCATATTGGACTATGAATTGAATATGGGAAAAGGCGAACCTCAATCCACATGCGAGTGAGGTCAGGGATACAGTCTGCCACTTCCAAGGCACATCCCATCGTTTCAAGATAGGCCAGTCCAATCTGCTAACCTGGTATATAATTTGCATACATAAAAAATTGTAACTTTTTTAATATATTCCTCAACTTTTAGCGGACTTGTATTCCAACCAAATGTGGTGTTATATAGTCAGGAGCGGAGCCATAGAAAGCTGAGGGTGTCCTTCGGCGATCCTTCAGATTTCTAGTTTATCTAGGGCATGTTTATCACAGACCATTAAAGTTCACATAGCCTAGCTAGTATTACAGAACAGTAGAGTACGGTTTGAAGGGCGAGTGTCATTTTCTGCTCTCTGAATTTATTAATGAAGTattttaaaatcacataaaattaATTTGTTGCTACCATACTTTTAACTGTTTGATGTGGGCGAGTCGGTTATAGACTTGCACTGAAGTTTTGTATTTTCAGGTGCAGGAGGTCAATTTTCTCCCTATCAACATTATTATTGTAGTACCCTCGCCAAAAATTCTTTCTCCACCACCGTACAAAATAAAATGCTTCGCAACTTAATTGTTCTTCTCATTTATTCGTGAGTAACGCACAGCTTCTTGCTGCTACTACTACTTACACAAAAACAAGGAGTAAGCATCCCTAAATGGAAAAATATAAAACCATCTCTTTGACAACTATCATAAAGCAGATTCAACTTGGCATGATAATGAATGAAGAAACACGATAAAAATGAACAAAAGTGATATTAAGTACATAACAACCACCAAAATCACAAATACCATCTCATTTTTTTCTAAATTACAGATCGTTCAACAAACAATCGAATGGCCAATCAACCACAAACACAAAAATGAACGCGATCACACTAAAAACAACACAGTAAGTACAGAAGAACACAAACCCCTACTAGAAATACCTAACAAGTTTCAAAACGCTCCTTATATAACACTTAAACGCAAAACCCTAAATTGTCTACACACAAATATCCAACTATACACAATCTTAGAAACCTACCAGCCAACTCAACTCAACTCGATATAGAACAAAACACACAATTCTCCTCCCTGCCTTAATCAACAAGTACATTTCCTCGTAATCGACCTTAACCTCCTACTCGAAATTTAATCCATTTCCCAAAAGTGTAAACCATCTTAGTGAGTTATCGTAAAATTCACATTCAAATAATGAATCAATACCTCCTACTCAATCACATCATTACCTTGCTATAACATTCATATATTTCATATCTATCTACTTTCTATAACAATTGAGACCGAAACTAAAAAGCGACAGCACAATAATCGAAATATATCAATGATACATCAATTATCGTAACAATTGAGACTAAACTAATAAGGTGACAGCACAATTCAAAGAATATATcaattaatttttcaaaataaataaataaataaattaaatttaacCTCAGATTGAGAATCGTCGCCAGATTTATAAGAGCATAAAAGCGAGAAGCCTCTATTTGTAGTTGAAAATGAATGAACGAGCTTTGTGTGAAGAGGTTGAAATTGAAGATGAGATGGAGGTGTTTTAAAAAGATGAAGCTTTGGCAATACAAATGGAGATGAATTAAAACGAGATGATATATATAATGATGAAATGTGTGTAACTATTGTTGCCATTTTTTCTGTTCTTCAGATTCTGGTAGTACTGGTATAAGTATTTGTTGTATGTTAATTTCAGTCCATTTATATGTTGAATTTGCTGCCCAAATAACAAGATAAGACGACAGCATTCAATGCTTCGAGCGAACAGCGGAACCGAGCTTCTGgttataaaaaaaattgacaaATAAGTCACTACTCATTGTCTCCGCTACACTTCGgtgttaaaaatataaaattaaatttttgaaaaatattgaGTTGTCATTTCATATTTAGAAGATGTAAAATTGTGTAATTcaatataattaaatttttaaaaataaatttgttGTCCAAAGACATTATATGCGTATATCATATATTAAGAAATTAATATTAACTTTTTTTGTAACGGTTTACTTTCTCTCTTATTAACATCAAAAGTAATTGCAACATTTAAGTTTATATTACAACTATCGAGTTGTTTACTGTATTCTTAGTCAAAAGAAGTGCTTATTTCTGTTGAGGAAAGAGAAAATTAATTTAAATGATGTCAAGATAAGTTTTGTGTGCATTGAAATTGGTTCCAATTTCAAACATGGACAACCAATAAGTTTGTATTAGAATAATACCGattattataataaataattattcatAAACTGAGTTATTTTTTTTCATTGGGATGCAAGTGTTGTCAAAAACTTTTTCTTCTTACAAAAGTTATTTATAAAATGTGTTGCTGAATGTTGATAAGTTTCATTCCTGATTTGGAAAAATCAGAAACGGTGGTAAAAACATTCAAGTACCGGATGATATGACggattatttatgaatttaaagaATATAGcatgcaaatatatatatatatatatatatatatcgttgAAATGAAATACCCCTTTCAACACTGAATAACACATGGTGTTGCATTATACGATGAGATTGCAATAGAAAAGTTTCGTTATAAGTAGAGGATAATCTAGTAAGAGTAAGAGACACCGGTGGACACGTGTCCCCCCTAAAATTAAATTTTACGTttttttatcataaattgtttaGAACTATCTGAGAGTGCCCTcgtaaaaataaaaaatataaggGTATTTTCACAGAATTTGCTGGATACCCCCTAAAAGAAAATGCATGCGTCCGCTCCCTGGTTGAGAATTTAATTATAATGCAATTGTAAATGTAATTGTTGTCTAAACATTGGTAATGTAACCAAAACATTTTAATCGGTGATAAATCAATAGTATTAGTACATTTTTTGGTAAAATATTACATATTTGATGGGCCCATTTATAGTAGAGTAATCAACTACTAAAGTGTCTGTAGTCTTATAAATTTTAATTTGGTTCTAACGGTTTATTCTCGAACATAACAACACCATGTTatatttcactacaagaaaaaagataatagacatcacacattagacattaGTCACTCATGCCACTGTTGTTAAAAAGTTCATTAACATCATCCCGTGTTAATGTGATGTCTTTGTATTATTAACACATCACTTCCTTAATAGACCGATGTCTTAAATACTAAAAAAATTCAAAGCGCGGCACTTCAAATTATTTTCCCCTACTTGTTAAAATTTTCCCCGCTTACTTACCAAATGATACCGCCTCAGCCAAATTTTTGTTCCCTCTCTTTTTTTCACTATCTTGTGATTAAACAAACAAAATAAGTAAAATATATTTTATCTCTTTTCTGGTCTCTTCTTGACCCTCACCTCTCTggctctctctctccccctctctctcaaGTCTCAACTCTCATATCTGGAACGTTTTCTCTACTCCCAACCATCTCTTCTCTATCCTCTCCTTACCTCTCTCCTCTGGTCTCTCTCGACTTTAACCTCTCTCGATTTGGTTGTTTCATCTCGAATGGGTAACTCGAATTGTAAGCTCAAAATTTATTGATCTCTGACAACACGATATTGGTTGGGAGTTTGAAGCTCGAACTGAAACGATATTGATTTGGAGTTTCGAAACTTGAATTGGTGAGTATGTAAGCATTTGTAAGTATTTGTAAAGGGGGTTTTCTGAaaattgaaaccctaattttaaaataagggttttatttttaaattataatatttgttaTAAGGAGCCTTTTTAAAGTAATAATGATACAATGGTATGCCTGATGTTAATGCAGTTCCTTTTTTGTGCTTTGGATGATGGTGGCCGGAGGCCAATCCATGGACTGAGATAGAACTTGTAGTATGGGTGCTCGAACAGGTAACTGCTTCATTTCTTTCTATACTACAACTAATAATAGTTCATGCTTGACAGATCTAACATTTTCTATAATAATGTTTTGGtaaatcagttgataaatcaaaTACAGGCAGTGGTCAGTATCTAGATTTGAACATGCTAATTTCTCCACCTTATTTTCCTGATGGTGCTAAAGGGATGGATGATTTTGGGAGTTTAAGTTTCCAGAATCATTGGTATAATTTAACGgatatttataaattataggaTTGCTGATGATTAACAACAAATTTATTAGTTTTTGTCCATCCTAACTATAATGATAATTACTTGTCCATCCGAGATTTATTTAACATCTCTTGAATTTTTTGGCCAATATCGTTAATAATTAATAAAGGTAATACTAACTTCATCTCTAAAATTTTAGCTTTTAtagtcatatatatatataaatgaataTTGCGGTTGATTCCAATAGACCTAATATCTATAATGTGAATATAGTTTATTTTTTAATACCATCCATCTGTTTAAATTAATTAGCATAATAGCCCGTGTAAGGCACGAGCCATTTTCTAGGTCTTCAGTCTATAGGAGAAAAA
This genomic interval from Apium graveolens cultivar Ventura chromosome 8, ASM990537v1, whole genome shotgun sequence contains the following:
- the LOC141677173 gene encoding uncharacterized protein LOC141677173; the protein is MATIVTHISSLYISSRFNSSPFVLPKLHLFKTPPSHLQFQPLHTKLVHSFSTTNRGFSLLCSYKSGDDSQSEVSRLDWPILKRWDVPWKWQTVSLTSLACGLSFILAGLIEAAALPYFGLQIGELSLDQKAEILFVDQGIVTAAVLAVMYSLTNYQPLPDDFFRYDWREPFNLQKGWLLWAGIGLAGALASIALTGAVMSLVRGENPQRETDALVLLLPLIGSSFTSTACLVGITGVFAPLLEETVFRGFFMVSLTKWLPTPLSVLVSAAVFAAAHLTPGEFPQLFVLGTALGFSYAHTRNLLTPITIHAIWNSGIILFLTFLQLQGYDLKELLQSS